The Perca fluviatilis chromosome 18, GENO_Pfluv_1.0, whole genome shotgun sequence genomic interval CGAATCACACACACCAGAGGTCACGTTAACCCAATATTTTCTGTCATTGACTAAATATCTTTAGCTAGCAGCACAGAGTAGCAGGAGTCAGGAGAGCTTACCTAAAGCACCTATTTGGCAAATATTTTGGATTTAGACTTCAttgtccccaaggggaaattcttTGTCCCAACGCTGTATGTTATAGCACACTTACAAAAACGAGGCGTGCCAGGCGAGGTCGGTGAGTGCTGTTGCAGCAGAGCATGCGCTAAGAGTCACTCTGAACAACTTTCTGGTGTCAgttttttccagctgactcccaACGCTAATAGGGAACCTGATAACTTGAATGAGGCAATCTGTAAACTGTAACTGCGCCTAGGGCTGGGccatatatcgatatcgtgatttGAGACTATATATCGTcctagattttggatatcgtaaaatCGTGATATGACttaaatgttgtcttttcctggttttaaaggctgcattacagtaaagtaatcTACTTTTCTAAAactcaccagactgttctagctgttctattatttgccttttccccactttgatgattatttatctaaaatctaagtttgaacatattttgttaaagcaccaattgtcaaccctagaatatcaccgtaatatcgatatcgaggtatttgatcaagaatatcgtgagatctgattttctctatatcgcccagccctaactgcGCCCACTCTGCAGTGGAAGGTCGACCAGAGAGGCCAGAGATCAACAAATGTTGCTGATATCACGGCAGATGAGTGTCCAAAGTTTCtttaaaatgccccaaaattgTCATGTCACAATGGCTGCAGTGTTTTTAGTGGCTTCCGCTGTCGCTGCAGAAAATGAAAGTCCTATATCTGCTTTGTTTGGTGTTGACATGAAGAGTGACTGCACGGTCGGCGTCTCTGTTCATCTTTTCTGTCCATGCCTTTATACATGCATAATCTATCAGCTTGTTCTGTAtattaactatttaaaaaaaaattaaatgaaagggtaataatatattattctggAATCTTTACAACCCTGTCCGTTAGAATAAGGGACAATTAGAAAGTCTAACGCaacctctgacacacacacacacacacacacacacacacacacacacacacacatatacactaacTGGACCATAATGACAAAATTAGATTTAGTAGTCTCTGCAGGTttgttttcaagttttttttgtgttttttaattctTCGTTTTGCCTCAatgcatgtttttatgttttcaaaATGCAATGTGCTTTCTCCTCGATAGTCCTCCACGCCATGAGGGATGACAGTGAGAAGGTTCCTGCCCTGCTAACAGACTACATTCTCAAAGGTAAACACACAGCCGTCGACCATTTTTAACTGCTTCTCCATAATGTTTGATATCAGTGAGCGGGGTGAAAATCGGAGCAACTACAGTCATGTCAAGTTGGTTCATAgcagtaatgtaaaaaaaaaaacctcaaagccTTGAAAACTTTCCTAAAAGTGACTTATATTCAGAGGTCTGTGTCACAGCCAGTTGACTCTAGTTTGTCGGTTCCAGCTGACATTTAGACGTCTTGCCCCCTGGTGTTTGAAAGAGGCACAAAATTCTTTATTTTCAGGGAAGCAGACGGTAGAAAACATCAAACAGGATGCCACAGAGAAAAGTAGCACTCAACACAGATTAGACACATTACTTagagggagggggaaaaaaagcttcttttttttttgccacccTTCATTGTTGACCTGTACCTTCCTTGTCTTTCGTCTGCTGCATTGTCCTCTGGGTAGCTCTGGTATGAGAGCAGTGGAAACTGAGGTTTGTGAGGCACTGATACATTAACACAGACTCTTCACCTGCAGCCTTCTATTCAGAGCCCTGTCAAAcgccatttttttctttttctctctctctctcagtacgTAGTTTCACTTTCCTTCCCTTTTTAAAGCAGCAGTCTTCCCTCACTCGCTCTTCGCTGTAGTGCCTATTGTGCTGTGCAGTGCTTCTGGCTGCACTACCCCTACCCTGAAACATATGAATATGCACATAATTCCCCTTTTACTGCGAGCTTGTAGTAGCAGCTGTTCATCTCACCagtctcttctcttttctcacCCCAAATTCTTTCCCCCGTGGTAGTTGCTCTTCCATAATTCCCAGCTCTCCTTCATCTGCCACAATGGGCATCAAAGGCACCATTGATCATAcgctgttctctgttctcttcACAGTGCTTTGTCCCACGTAAAGCCAAAGGAAAGCCTCCTGTTTCCAGAACCATTCATTGGACCATCAGAAGAGGGTTCTGGTAATCTGGAAGAACCCAGATAATGGATTCAAAATCTTCCtttctccttctttctttttttttctttctttcaaaccATAGACTTTCTTTccttgtggcttttttttttttttatctgccacTGTTGTTGTTCTTACAGTTTTAACTCTAAATATAACCTCCTTGGTCTGTATAGTTCTTTTCATATgtaatgttttaactttttaatgccTGAGTGATACAAACCGGTAACTCCTGACTGCATGATGACTTGTCTGTGGATGCCAGTAATCAGTATTAGTCTGAACACCTCACTTCCTGATTAGCCAGTGGCTCTTGAATTGACAAGGGCCAGGGGTATATTTTAATTCCATGGGCTTCATCAGCAGGCCTGTGTGAGGGGAATACGCAGTCCAGTTTTGTAAATCGAATGCATTTGCATCAGTGTAGCTCAAGCCTGACGGGGGGGAAAAACAAATCCTGGGGGAATCCAGGCCAGGCTGGTCGTGGTATTGAGCATAAATCCTGTGTTTCCTGTATGAAAACCTTCGCTTTAATGGCATTTGCTGATTGATTGCATATAATGTCTCGGGGGTTGAAAACTCTGCCTGCTAAAGATTAAAGAGCAAACCCTTTAACTTTGAAATCGTAGGTTTACCCGTCTTTGCATGTTGGTTTTGGGTTTATGCTCAATTTTGGCTGATAGTTgaatgttaaaatgaaatattttgtaTACGAATAAGAGAAATTGCACAGTTTTTGgatctttttactttttgaaaaagggaagaaaaaaaaagttcaaatgaCTTAAGAAGGTAATAGCTGGATGAACAAACATATAAAGCATATTTTCAGAGAAGGAATTGTTTGTAGTGAGATTAGGGATTTACCAGTAGCCACCTTTTGTGACCACACTGCAACATCATTTTGTAAATGCTGTCCATTGACCTCTGAGCCCTCAAATAGTGACCGCCGACCCCAACAACTTTATCACTTCCCCAGGAGTCGTCATTACATGAGTCTGAAAATACCTCGCATAACATATTTGCATTAGTAGAAAATGACCCAGCTGGTCGTGTCATTAGGATAAATAATGTCAATAAGATTATGATAGGTTTTTAAATTGTGTAGTTAAGCTTCTGTTATAAGTTGTTGGGTTTTCTCTATCTGTTAACCCTTAAACTGTTGTGGAAATGTTGTGGTAGCACTTTAGTCTGTCTGTGATCTGGTCATGTAGTAGTGGAATATGTGGTTGATACTTAAGAGTACGTCTCACTAGATTAGTGTTAGATGAGGCTTATAAGCTTTAGCTAGTGGTGCCAAAACATGTCCGCATGAGGAATTGTTGTCATGCATCCATCTATTAACCTTATTAATCATCGTGAGCATGATAACTTAAACCACCTTTAAGGGGTACtccactgattttacacatTACATTCAGTTTACACATCATACAGATTACTGCTCAGCCTGTAAAACGGTTGTATAATGCCGTCTGCAGCTCTGGAGGAGTTTTGTCAAAGTTGAGAAGTtgaccctgatgatgtcatgatGATGTCATAAGGGTCATCTCGGCTTGGACTTGAGACTACAAATTTATAACTGAAAGCCTTTGTTAAAAACTCAGTGCGTGGAGTTTTGAAAAGATGTGGGTCAAATGAGAAATACACTAtcgagttgcattatgggaattgTAGGATCCAGTGTATTTGGAGCTTGCCCCATACTAGAGACTAAAACTTAGAATATCTCAGCCTCTGCCTAATCAATTTTGATCGCCTCTTGCGAGTCTCCACACATCATGGTagtgcaatactaaatcacTGGAGCACCCCTTTAAAAGCCCATACCACCGGTCTAGCACTGCAGGTCAGTTGGTACACTAAAGGTTCAGATCACCAGCTGCTACAGGTGCACCACACACTGTCAGATCAGGTCTAGTCTAGCTCTCAGGTACGATCATCAGTGTTAGTAGTTTAAAATCCTGTTCTGAAAGGTACTGACATTCCTGAGTCTTTGTATGTTTCTGGTAACCTTTGTATTAGCTAGACTTCAACTTTGCtgcacttttttcttttaacaaattTCTCTAAATACCTGGACGAGCCAGTGGAGGCAATCACGGTAGCCTCTTGACTAAACCAGGGTAGCATTACAGATGTTGATTTATGTCGTGATTTGTTGAAACACAATATAATGCTTAAAGTTCTAGACTCTGATTAGTAGTGTAGTTAGCAATTAAACGGCACAGTAGCATCCGCTTGGTGTAGCAGTCTTGTGACGATAGCGTAGATGCAGTTGTAACATCTACCGGctttgatttattaaaaaatgcGTTAATATGGAGGAGAAGGTGAAACTCTGAAAAGGCAATCTACTTTTACTGGTTAAACTTTTTAGGCATGTTTCACAGAAGATAAGGGCATAGGAAGATGCCGAAGGGGTGTGATAAAGTTCATGGATGTTGGGTAAGATTGCACAAAGGGTTGCTTAAATTTGAGGGGtccattttattcttttttaaaggaGACAAAAGCTTATAGCTCTATATTTACTATTTATATGTAACtgttgtttctactgttgccaGCTTTGCAAACATTCACAACCTAGCATGTGCTACATGCACTTTACTGCTGCAAACACATTTCTAATAATGATTAATTTGTTGTTTACAGACATATTAATATCACACTAAAAGGGACAAGTGCATGTCGCAGTAGAATGCAGAAAAACGCAAAGCAAATAAGCATTACATTTAAACTGTTAAGAAGATATCAAAAAGGGCAAAGTTAAACATCAGAAGTTGTGTGTCCGTGAAACACACAAGTCACTTAGAGAAAAACATCCCTCGATTTGATCCTGATCTTACAAAAGCTTAAATCATCTTTTTAGTTTTATAATGAAATGGCGGTCAGCTTGGAAGTAGGAGGATCTGGATCCCGTCTCAGGCCAGAACCCCTTGTCCTGGTCTCTTATTAGCGACATATCAGTGTAACGACAATTTAgagatttatatttatatacgtACAACAAAACAAGCAACAGAAAAAGAGGCTGCCTTTGTAAATGCCTGAAATATTTTGTACATTAAACCaactcctttttgtttttaatgcaaTATAATTCCTCAGTTTGGGGTTTTATGTTTACTGTCTCATGTGGTACTGCAGTATATTAatttattatgtaaatgttCGGTTTTGTAACCATGTTATTGACTGTAATGGTGCAAGTATTTGTGCCCACATTGCATTGCAACTCATTTCAAATAAATTAATATGTAAAGATGTGTGTGGTTTTGGCtcagtgtgtgtgcctgtatgcacgtgtgtgtgtgagacacataATGTTATCACAATTTTATTAGATCCATTCTGTAGCCACAAACTGTCAATGCTGTCCtctgaaaaccatgtatctcccAAACATAAACTGTCTGATTATAGCTTTGTGACAGTCTCAAATAatggatttatttttcttaGAAAGTATTTTCTCAACCTGTAAAGGAATACTTAGTCCTAGTTTGTCAGAAACAAAATCACCAAATTTGGAGATAAGTGGTTTTTACCGAACATTGacaggtaggcctactgttatttaaattaaagaaaaaatattgttatattttttatCCTACACCAAATTTCCACATACCTGAAGAGAACCTGAAAAGTGAATTTGATGATTTGATTGATCATAAATGCCACTCCTCGATCATAActaaaatacagtgccttgcgaaagtattcggcccccttgaacttttcgaccttttgccacatttcaggcctcaaacataaattttttgtgaagaatcaacaacaagtgggacacaatcatgaagtggaacgaaattcattggctatttcaaaccttttaaacaaataaaaaactgaaatattgggcgtgcaaaattattcagcctccttaagttaatactttgtagcgccaccttttgctgcgattacagctgtaagtcgcttggggtatgtctctatcagttttgcacatcgagagactgacatttttgcccattcctccttgcaaaacagctcgagctcagtgaggttggatggagagcgtttgtgaacagcagttttcagttctttccaaagattctcgattggattcaggtctggactttgacttggccattctaacacctggatatgtttatttgtgaaccattccattgtagattttgctttatgttttggatcattgtcttgtttgaagacaaatctccgtcccagtctcaggtcttttgcagactccatcaggttttcttccagaatggtcctgtatttggctccatccatcttcccatcaattttaaccatcttccctgtccctgctgaagaaaagcaggcccaaaccatgatgctgccaccaccatgtttgacagtggggatggtgtgttcagggtgatgagctgtgttgcttttacgccaaacataacgttttgcattgttgccaaaaagttcgattttggtttcatctgaccacagcaccttcttccacgtttggtgtgtctcccaggtggcttttggcaaacaaactttaaacgccacttttatggatatctttaagaaatggctttcttcttgccactcttccataaaggccagatttgtgcagtatacaactgattgttgtcctatggacagagtctcccacctcagctgtagatctctgcagttcatccagagtgatcatgggcctcttggctgcatctctgatcagtcttctccttgtatgagctgaaagtttagaggacggccgggtcttcgtagatttgtagtggtctgatactccttccatttcaatattatcgcttgcacagtgctccttgggatgtttaaagcttgggaaatctttttgtatccaaatccggctttaaacttctccacaacagtatctcggacctgcctggtgtgttccttgttcttcatgatgctctctgcgctttacacggacctctgagactatcacagagcaggtgcatttatacggagacttgattacacacagctggattctatttatcatcattagtcatttaggtcaacattggatcattcagagatcctcactgaacttctggagagagtttgctgcactgaaagtaaaggggctgaataattttgcacgcccactttttcagttttttatttgttaaaaaagtttgaaatagccaatgaatttcgttccacttcatgattgtgtcccacttgttgttgattcttcacaaaaaattacagttttatatctttatgtttgaggcctgaaatgtggcaaaaggtcgaaacgttcaagggggccgaatactttcgcaaggcactgtacattaaAATGAAAAGGTGTCTCCATAATTTATGTATTCACAAGACTTTTTGCTTGAATGTTGAGGTAAAACTTACACAATAAGGACGATGAGGCCTGAAGCTAGTTGTGTAAATTATTTGCTGTATTTAATGGAAACTATGCACCAGTTCCAGTCCcctatttcattttttctattttcataTCAAATGGTACAAATCAGTATTGAAATCAATCAGGTTTTTGTGTAAAAGTTGCCCAGTTGGATATCACCATCCAAATAGACTGTAATTCAGTCACTGTAATGTGTTAACCTCATTATTCAGCCTCTGgcaaaatgtcttaaaatacACGGAGTACTGAGggtgaggaaaagaaaaagaggaggaaagagtcTGTTTTGTGCATGGTCCTCTCAGTTACTGCTCGATAAGTTAATGGCACTTGCCAGCTGCATCCACCGGTTTGATTCAAGTTTTGTTGGACTCACCAGACAGTGCAAGTTCACAACAGGTTTAGCAATTCCATTACCAAAAGGCATCCAAAGATATGTCAAGATGACAAAAGTCCCCAGGCATGGAGAGCTGATTGAAAATAAATgtgtctgtaaaataaaaataaaagtatgtatGCCTCTTACAAAATTTACcggagaaaagaggaaaaaaaactaaaatagatAACTTTCTGCTGCATCACCATACAGTATCCTTGATTTGTCTTTTACTCACTGTGTGCTCTGAGTCTATATTCAATGATATCATTTGAGACTTCCTCCTTCCCACTCGAAAAGAATATACATTTGAATGTCACATTGTCACTTCCTTTCTCCTCCTGGTTGCTACGGGTACTCCAGCGATCCTGTCATAAGTCATGTTTTCATCGTTTTCATTGTAAAGAGGGAAGGGACTTCACCTCGGCTGTGTCTGACCTCTTTAGAACTCTTAACCAGCCACAGTGACAGTTTAAGTGGCCACAGCTTCATACCAACAGAAGTGGATTTTATGTGAGCGGGTGGCCTCGCTTTTCAACATCCTGGGCCGGTGTCCCATCAGGTTCAAAGGTCATCCTCAGGTCACAGGTTGGTGTCAGTGAACATGGTGTGCTCCTTCCTCACTGTGCTGAAACCTTTGACGGTGTCGACAAATTCCTCATCGTCCATAAACTGTAAGGGAAAAAGGCAGAGCTTGCTTAAACTGGACTCAGGGCCTGATTTCAAGCCACTTTCAAGTGTTTTTTGGGCTTGTTTAAATAGGTCTCTCGGCATCTGTGTGAATTTTCTAGAGTATTAATGTCCAATTGTTTCCCTATGTTTGTCccaatatttgtattttggtgcaatagaaatgtgaaaatgtgtgcaAGACCAGCAGTATTATAACATCACACAGTTCATCTCTGTAATGTGACTGTGGTTTCTCACCATCCCACTGTCATGGCCTGAAATGTTTGGGTCCCACGCTTCGTTGTCTCCCGCAAGGGACTTCCCGTCCATCATCTGGCTGACGCTGCGCCTCAGGGCGTTCACACTCAGGATCCCCAGCTCACCCTGTGGTGGGACCTCATCAATGGGCTCACATACCTCATCAATGGGCTCACATTTAGCTTCAAACACTTCCTGATGGGAGTGGAGGGCGAGATATTTATGGTATGCAAATGTGCAGCtacatgtttctgtgtgtgcgtgtgtgtgtgtgtgtgtgtatgtgtggttttTACCTCTATCTTCATGGTGAAGCCCTTGAGTGTTACACTGTTGGAGATGCCTGTTGTGTCATGCACAGTGTCAAACTGAAAAGGAGAAGGCCAGACTTTAGCAAAAGGGGTGTACAATAATTTACACTCTATAAGTCGATTCTGTCTCACTGTTACTTTGGCATTATGACCGTTTCAACAGTTTTGTTTGCTCAAATTGAATTGTTCCTTGCTTGATAATAATTTCTCTATACAAAATGAAATTATTGTGCTagcaaaaagttgtttttttctgtgctcaAAATTTCCTATTGTGTCCCAAGAATTTTcgtatagattttttttattggggTATTCCTAGAGATTAGAAATCTGCTTAATGGTACACAGCATATAACACACAAATTCAGCAGAATTAAtaccaataaaaataaaacagaaaaagtcaacCAGTGGGACACAAATCTAGCTTAATGCTAAAAAATGTACATgacataaagtcatagtatagtatgtcatgaaaaagtcataataaagtcataaaaaagtcataaaacaagaaataataagtcatgaaaaagtcagaatagtatatatatatatactattctgactttttctatgttaaaaaatatatatatatatatatatatatatatatatatatatatagcagtattaatttaaaaaacatgaagaaaaagTCAATGGATGGCAAGAAAATCCAGCTTAATactaaaaataatgtacataacataaaaaactcatggtatagtatgtcatgaaaatgtcatatttCACTGTGTAATTAGTAAATGAATGTCCCCTCACCAAAACAGAGTTGCTGGCTGGATAAACAGCCATGGGGCTCCTCTTCTTCATGGGCAGGGCCACCAGCGGGGGTCTCTCTCTGGTGAAGGGGGGTTTGTTCAGGGCCTGGTGTGGGGTCATGGAAGGAAAATAGACACTGGCCTGTGCTGCTGGGCTCATTCCTTTGGCATACCataatataaaatgttatatagtatataaataACTGTCTCTTACCTTAGTGAGCATGACAGCTAGCAGGATGGCCAGGAGCAGCAGGGCGATGGCTGCCATCACTACCATGAACCACAGCTCCCGGACGAGTGGCTGGTCTCCCTGTCCTCCCTCTGCCCgctgacctcctcctcctcctccttctagCGGAGGAGTGAGGCTCGGTGAATCTGGAGggaaaaacaacattttcaagTTTTTGAGTTTTTATAGTCATTACTCATTATATTTCTAACACCCAGAATAAATCTCCTTACATCATCCAAGTAGCCAATAAGacgttgttttgtgttgttttaaaaaaatgatataaGCAACATCCTTTTCCTGGGTCCTCAGGAGAATGATCATTAACTGAAGTTTTGTCAGACGAAATATGTAAGATAATTTGTACATTGtcatataataaaaaaacaaggctTATATCTGAGTCATATAACATATAACCTGCTCATCTAAATGTCTCCCTGGTTGCTCCATTTTCTGTCTAAACCTCTCACCTCTCACCTCTGTGAGATAGAAAGACGATCACACGTGCTGTAGAAGAGATAACACTGTAACTGGAGACATATTCGTTCTCGTGGCCTAGTTTCTATTCTGCAGATAGCACCACACTCATTAATCAGCCACTTTCAATCAATTCATTTAGACTTCTGTACTCCTAAATATGTCAAGTTATTAATTGGTACTTTATACATTTCATTGGTAGGCCCTAAAGGCAACATTATGCTGTTAAATTGAGAATAAGAATGCT includes:
- the si:ch211-57i17.5 gene encoding usherin, translating into MLFFPPDSPSLTPPLEGGGGGGQRAEGGQGDQPLVRELWFMVVMAAIALLLLAILLAVMLTKALNKPPFTRERPPLVALPMKKRSPMAVYPASNSVLFDTVHDTTGISNSVTLKGFTMKIEEVFEAKCEPIDEVCEPIDEVPPQGELGILSVNALRRSVSQMMDGKSLAGDNEAWDPNISGHDSGMFMDDEEFVDTVKGFSTVRKEHTMFTDTNL